The following proteins come from a genomic window of Parambassis ranga chromosome 4, fParRan2.1, whole genome shotgun sequence:
- the mfsd8l1 gene encoding uncharacterized protein mfsd8l1 isoform X2, which translates to MDDRRKKKLTFFTIGLIFLLSGVEYAVILPTIWRYLQTLDAAPYFLGLTLSAFSLSGLLSGPLFGHWSDKTRTTKKIILFANFFEIVGNLMYFMGYSKWLLLSSRLVAGVGAGAGSSIFGFLTRITAPDDRATVFAAVMACRQAGLLIGPAFNIFLRLCDFHLGPFVVNKFTAPGLFMCLLWILLQLAVVFMYWDLPPLEKRKTSNSLINKCREEEEEYEQRLDEDEEEKPLMVSQELVGSYGSVVTSSQLRNHTSAPSNATMNHISPPPSPVTSETQESSSPFRNSSISREFLREEVIVLLAAQFITLFNQTALETMVTPLTQKYFNFGELENSVMYCLGGVVVIAGFLFVRWLSCHVAERVVLAIGLIICNISCIWCLIFLANPLGAFAWQLTEFIIGVFLQVLGLPFVAVAQVSLFSKVTSEKTQGFSQGVRRSVGGLATILGPLWAGGLTENMYIMMGVMMALLALLTMMLAFSYNRLVEPAVEEEDSVDNCG; encoded by the exons ATGGATGACCGACGGAAGAAGAAGCTGACCTTCTTTACCATTGGACTCATTTTTCTTCTCAGTGGGGTGGAATATG CTGTGATATTACCCACAATATGGAGGTACTTGCAGACTTTAGATGCAGCGCCTTACTTCCTGGGCCTGACCCTATCAGCATTCAGCCTAAGTGGCCTGCTGTCGGGACCGCTGTTCGGGCACTGGTCCGACAAAACACGCACAACAAAGAAGATCATTTTGTTTGCCAACTTTTTTGAGATAGTTG GTAATTTAATGTACTTCATGGGCTACTCCAAGTGGCTCTTGCTATCAAGCAGACTGGTCGCAG GTGTTGGTGCGGGCGCTGGCTCCTCCATCTTTGGCTTCCTGACCAGAATCACTGCTCCAGATGACCGTGCTACTGTATTCGCTGCTGTCATGGCGTGTCGACAAGCTGGCCTTCTGATAG GTCCAGCATTTAATATCTTTCTGAGGTTGTGTGATTTCCACCTGGGTCCCTTTGTAGTCAATAAATTTACTGCTCCTGGG TTGTTTATGTGTCTGCTGTGGATTCTTCTTCAGCTAGCAGTGGTCTTCATGTACTGGGACTTACCTCCTCTGGAAAAGAGGAAGACTAGTAATAGTTTGATAAACAAGTgcagggaagaggaagaggagtatgAGCAACGgcttgatgaagatgaagaggaaaagCCATTAATGGTGTCTCAGGAGCTGGTGGGATCCTACGGTTCGGTGGTGACATCCAGCCAACTCAGGAACCACACCTCCGCTCCGTCTAACGCGACAATGAATCACATTTCTCCACCTCCATCTCCTGtgacatcagaaacacaagAGTCTTCCAGCCCCTTCAGGAATTCCAGTATATCCCGAG AGTTCTTGAGAGAAGAGGTGAttgtcctgctggctgctcagTTTATCACCCTCTTCAATCAGACAGCACTGGAG ACCATGGTGACCCCGTTAACACAGAAGTATTTCAACTTTGGGGAGCTGGAGAACAGTGTGATGTACTGTCTCGGCGGTGTGGTTGTCATCGCTGGCTTCCTGTTTGTGCGCTGGCTGAGCTGCCATGTTGCAGAGAGAGTGGTCCTTGCCATTGGTCTGATCATCTGCAACATCTCCTGCATCTGGTGCCTTATCTTCCTGGCTAATCCATTAG GAGCTTTCGCCTGGCAGCTGACGGAGTTCATCATAGGAGTCTTTCTGCAGGTTTTGGGCTTGCCATTTgtagctgtggctcaggtgtcaCTCTTCTCCAAAGTAActtcagagaaaacacaag GTTTCAGCCAGGGGGTGCGTCGCTCAGTGGGGGGCCTAGCTACCATCCTGGGCCCTCTGTGGGCTGGTGGTCTTACAGAAAACATGTACATCATGATGGGCGTGATGATGGCACTGCTGGCACTGCTAACG
- the mfsd8l1 gene encoding uncharacterized protein mfsd8l1 isoform X1, whose amino-acid sequence MDDRRKKKLTFFTIGLIFLLSGVEYAVILPTIWRYLQTLDAAPYFLGLTLSAFSLSGLLSGPLFGHWSDKTRTTKKIILFANFFEIVGNLMYFMGYSKWLLLSSRLVAGVGAGAGSSIFGFLTRITAPDDRATVFAAVMACRQAGLLIGPAFNIFLRLCDFHLGPFVVNKFTAPGLFMCLLWILLQLAVVFMYWDLPPLEKRKTSNSLINKCREEEEEYEQRLDEDEEEKPLMVSQELVGSYGSVVTSSQLRNHTSAPSNATMNHISPPPSPVTSETQESSSPFRNSSISREFLREEVIVLLAAQFITLFNQTALETMVTPLTQKYFNFGELENSVMYCLGGVVVIAGFLFVRWLSCHVAERVVLAIGLIICNISCIWCLIFLANPLGAFAWQLTEFIIGVFLQVLGLPFVAVAQVSLFSKVTSEKTQGFSQGVRRSVGGLATILGPLWAGGLTENMYIMMGVMMALLALLTMMLAFSYNRLVEPAVEEEEVDSTDNCG is encoded by the exons ATGGATGACCGACGGAAGAAGAAGCTGACCTTCTTTACCATTGGACTCATTTTTCTTCTCAGTGGGGTGGAATATG CTGTGATATTACCCACAATATGGAGGTACTTGCAGACTTTAGATGCAGCGCCTTACTTCCTGGGCCTGACCCTATCAGCATTCAGCCTAAGTGGCCTGCTGTCGGGACCGCTGTTCGGGCACTGGTCCGACAAAACACGCACAACAAAGAAGATCATTTTGTTTGCCAACTTTTTTGAGATAGTTG GTAATTTAATGTACTTCATGGGCTACTCCAAGTGGCTCTTGCTATCAAGCAGACTGGTCGCAG GTGTTGGTGCGGGCGCTGGCTCCTCCATCTTTGGCTTCCTGACCAGAATCACTGCTCCAGATGACCGTGCTACTGTATTCGCTGCTGTCATGGCGTGTCGACAAGCTGGCCTTCTGATAG GTCCAGCATTTAATATCTTTCTGAGGTTGTGTGATTTCCACCTGGGTCCCTTTGTAGTCAATAAATTTACTGCTCCTGGG TTGTTTATGTGTCTGCTGTGGATTCTTCTTCAGCTAGCAGTGGTCTTCATGTACTGGGACTTACCTCCTCTGGAAAAGAGGAAGACTAGTAATAGTTTGATAAACAAGTgcagggaagaggaagaggagtatgAGCAACGgcttgatgaagatgaagaggaaaagCCATTAATGGTGTCTCAGGAGCTGGTGGGATCCTACGGTTCGGTGGTGACATCCAGCCAACTCAGGAACCACACCTCCGCTCCGTCTAACGCGACAATGAATCACATTTCTCCACCTCCATCTCCTGtgacatcagaaacacaagAGTCTTCCAGCCCCTTCAGGAATTCCAGTATATCCCGAG AGTTCTTGAGAGAAGAGGTGAttgtcctgctggctgctcagTTTATCACCCTCTTCAATCAGACAGCACTGGAG ACCATGGTGACCCCGTTAACACAGAAGTATTTCAACTTTGGGGAGCTGGAGAACAGTGTGATGTACTGTCTCGGCGGTGTGGTTGTCATCGCTGGCTTCCTGTTTGTGCGCTGGCTGAGCTGCCATGTTGCAGAGAGAGTGGTCCTTGCCATTGGTCTGATCATCTGCAACATCTCCTGCATCTGGTGCCTTATCTTCCTGGCTAATCCATTAG GAGCTTTCGCCTGGCAGCTGACGGAGTTCATCATAGGAGTCTTTCTGCAGGTTTTGGGCTTGCCATTTgtagctgtggctcaggtgtcaCTCTTCTCCAAAGTAActtcagagaaaacacaag GTTTCAGCCAGGGGGTGCGTCGCTCAGTGGGGGGCCTAGCTACCATCCTGGGCCCTCTGTGGGCTGGTGGTCTTACAGAAAACATGTACATCATGATGGGCGTGATGATGGCACTGCTGGCACTGCTAACG ATGATGCTGGCTTTCTCATACAACCGCCTGGTGGAACCTGCagttgaggaagaggaagtggacAGCACTGACAACTGCGGCTGA